The following are encoded in a window of Mannheimia varigena genomic DNA:
- a CDS encoding class I SAM-dependent methyltransferase, whose protein sequence is MIQLINETQDSDKFQQICDKWQLVEDKFSPLALVLTEERLELRKLDEPKLGAIAVNFVDGTMAHRRKFGGGRGEAVAKAVGIKGDYLPTVIDATAGLGRDAFVLAAVGCKVLLVERNPIVAALLEDGLNRAYQDSEIGEFMQERMILADVRNISQLDLQTNAADVVYLDPMYPHKQKSALVKKEMRVFQHLVGADLDSDDFFLPAKALAKKRVVVKRPDYAPFLAEQKPDFSQTTKNHRFDVYLSHIKND, encoded by the coding sequence ATGATCCAATTAATTAACGAAACGCAAGATAGCGACAAATTCCAACAAATTTGCGACAAATGGCAGCTGGTTGAAGACAAATTCAGCCCTCTGGCATTGGTGCTGACCGAAGAACGTTTGGAATTACGCAAATTAGACGAGCCAAAATTGGGGGCGATTGCGGTGAATTTTGTCGATGGCACCATGGCTCACCGCCGTAAATTTGGCGGAGGGCGAGGCGAGGCAGTGGCAAAGGCGGTCGGTATTAAAGGCGACTACTTACCCACCGTAATTGACGCCACCGCAGGGCTTGGTCGAGATGCTTTTGTGTTGGCGGCAGTGGGCTGTAAAGTGCTGTTGGTGGAGCGAAACCCGATTGTAGCAGCGTTATTGGAAGATGGGCTAAATCGGGCTTATCAAGATTCAGAAATCGGCGAATTTATGCAAGAACGAATGATTTTAGCCGATGTTCGCAACATTTCGCAGCTTGATCTTCAAACCAATGCGGCAGATGTGGTCTATTTAGATCCGATGTATCCACACAAACAGAAAAGTGCCTTGGTGAAAAAAGAAATGCGGGTGTTCCAGCATTTAGTCGGGGCGGATTTGGATTCTGATGATTTTTTCCTACCGGCAAAAGCCTTGGCGAAAAAGCGAGTGGTGGTAAAACGCCCGGATTACGCTCCATTTTTGGCGGAACAGAAGCCGGATTTTTCCCAAACCACCAAAAATCACCGCTTTGATGTTTACCTTTCTCATATCAAAAATGATTAA
- the ftsN gene encoding cell division protein FtsN encodes MPQRDYVARSNEKKNKKTQKESNVKKVLILIIGLILGCGIALWFLKSSAPEPIAPSVVQPNQQQPKSQLPSRPEESWSYIRDLETRTVITDNSQTSQERLAQLTAQQKQQIEERRKQEEARLADQAQQNLTTDTATATEETLLTEEELAAKKAEEDALAEKRAEEKRKQAELKKQQEAKKAEQTKLAEEKAKKEQPAKIVASVATSADKAANQAGKFGLQCGAFKNKAQAENMQARLAMAGFNARIASSADWNRVFVGPIGDRAATSRAQSNARSVAECVIVAM; translated from the coding sequence GTGCCACAACGTGATTATGTTGCTCGTTCAAACGAGAAAAAAAATAAAAAAACACAAAAAGAGAGTAATGTTAAAAAGGTTCTAATCCTGATTATCGGTTTAATTTTAGGTTGCGGTATTGCATTATGGTTCTTGAAGTCAAGTGCACCAGAGCCGATAGCACCTAGTGTTGTTCAGCCAAATCAGCAACAACCTAAAAGCCAATTACCTAGCCGACCAGAAGAGAGTTGGAGCTATATTCGTGATTTGGAAACCCGTACGGTTATTACCGATAACAGCCAAACTTCACAAGAGCGTTTAGCTCAATTAACCGCTCAACAAAAACAGCAAATTGAAGAAAGACGTAAACAAGAAGAAGCACGATTAGCAGATCAGGCTCAGCAAAATCTAACGACAGATACCGCAACAGCTACCGAAGAAACGCTACTTACAGAAGAAGAGTTAGCAGCAAAAAAAGCGGAAGAAGACGCTTTAGCTGAAAAGAGGGCGGAAGAAAAGCGTAAACAAGCTGAATTGAAAAAGCAGCAAGAAGCCAAAAAGGCAGAGCAAACCAAGTTAGCTGAAGAAAAAGCGAAAAAAGAGCAACCAGCCAAGATTGTTGCAAGTGTAGCAACATCAGCAGATAAAGCAGCAAATCAAGCCGGTAAATTTGGTTTGCAATGCGGAGCATTCAAAAACAAAGCGCAAGCAGAAAATATGCAAGCACGCCTTGCAATGGCTGGGTTTAATGCCCGTATCGCAAGCAGTGCAGATTGGAACCGTGTTTTTGTGGGGCCTATTGGGGATAGAGCAGCAACCTCGAGAGCACAATCAAATGCTCGTAGTGTAGCGGAATGTGTTATTGTTGCAATGTAG
- a CDS encoding OmpA family protein, translating into MNFDLNQLLQQGPVREFLLNQVGKQLGVTNETGGNLLTKGLSLILGGMSQKASSTEGASSLFNLIRNTNLQGNPLDILMGKSDVTTNSNNLSNLFELGKNILPSLFGDRTDVVASHLATSTNTSPAASKGILGLLLPIVFSFFKDKISSGFGLSNFTNLLAEQTRAVSTELDTGALTALGFANNSFSDVLSDVAKVGTVSAAAAHTATARPASTTTTTVKTEPAKSSSLSKWLIGAGIVLAALFGIKSCSDKGSTTTANAPAVQTTSAAEAVKVSDGLGNLAWEKTDKDLTVSGTVQNDGIKANILDAFKGLAAGLPLVDKLTVDAEADKFSFNNFSGLADLFKDFPGVDGAFADKVFNLLGEVNSEDAKTSLVEKAKALLGNLFTVNADKVNVNEPEAGVLTDMSLSKLDLDIMFATASSEINPRYFRRLNALAQYFVENKRAGEISGYTDNVGDAAANQQLSEQRAKSVRDYLIKQGVPAESLTAVGYGQDNPVADNNTEEGRKKNRRIEFNVR; encoded by the coding sequence ATGAATTTCGATTTAAATCAATTATTACAACAAGGCCCAGTACGCGAATTCCTACTTAATCAAGTAGGCAAACAACTTGGCGTAACCAATGAAACAGGTGGTAACCTTTTAACTAAAGGTTTATCTCTGATCTTAGGCGGTATGAGCCAAAAGGCAAGCAGCACTGAAGGTGCAAGTAGCTTATTTAACCTTATCAGAAACACGAATCTACAAGGTAATCCATTAGATATCTTAATGGGCAAGTCTGATGTGACTACTAATAGCAACAACTTAAGCAATTTATTTGAATTAGGCAAAAATATTTTACCAAGCTTATTTGGCGATCGTACTGATGTAGTTGCAAGCCACTTAGCAACTAGCACAAATACTAGCCCAGCAGCATCTAAAGGTATTTTAGGTTTATTATTACCAATTGTTTTCTCTTTCTTTAAAGATAAAATTTCAAGCGGTTTTGGTTTAAGCAACTTCACTAACTTATTAGCTGAGCAAACAAGAGCTGTTTCAACAGAATTAGACACCGGAGCTTTAACAGCATTAGGTTTTGCAAATAATTCATTTAGCGATGTATTAAGCGATGTAGCCAAAGTAGGTACTGTTTCAGCAGCTGCAGCCCATACTGCAACAGCAAGACCAGCTTCTACTACTACAACTACAGTGAAAACTGAGCCAGCTAAATCATCTAGCTTAAGCAAATGGTTAATTGGTGCAGGTATCGTTTTAGCTGCTTTATTCGGTATTAAAAGCTGTTCAGATAAAGGTTCTACAACAACTGCGAACGCTCCAGCAGTTCAAACAACCTCAGCAGCTGAAGCGGTAAAAGTTTCTGATGGCTTAGGCAATCTTGCTTGGGAAAAAACAGATAAAGATTTAACTGTATCTGGTACAGTGCAAAATGATGGTATTAAAGCGAATATCTTAGATGCATTCAAAGGTTTAGCAGCAGGTTTACCATTAGTAGATAAATTAACGGTTGATGCAGAAGCAGATAAATTCAGCTTCAATAACTTCTCTGGTTTAGCTGATTTATTTAAAGATTTCCCAGGCGTAGATGGTGCATTTGCAGATAAAGTATTTAACTTACTTGGTGAAGTAAACAGCGAAGATGCAAAAACAAGCTTAGTTGAGAAAGCAAAAGCATTATTAGGTAACTTATTCACTGTAAATGCAGATAAAGTAAACGTAAATGAGCCAGAAGCTGGAGTGCTTACTGATATGTCTTTATCAAAATTAGATTTAGATATTATGTTTGCAACAGCATCATCTGAAATTAACCCACGTTATTTCCGTCGCTTAAACGCATTGGCACAATACTTTGTTGAAAATAAACGTGCGGGAGAAATTTCAGGTTACACTGATAATGTAGGTGATGCAGCAGCAAACCAACAGTTATCAGAACAACGTGCAAAATCAGTGCGTGATTACTTAATCAAACAAGGCGTTCCTGCTGAGTCACTAACTGCGGTAGGCTACGGTCAAGACAATCCAGTTGCAGACAATAACACGGAAGAAGGTCGTAAGAAAAACCGTCGTATTGAGTTTAACGTACGTTAA
- a CDS encoding FAD-dependent oxidoreductase: protein MNTELDMIVVGGGMVGAATALGLAKQGVKLALLEKNPLPTFEANSAYDLRISAISMGSIQLLEKLGVWEQIISMRTCPYTQLETWEIEGFNTVFSASDLELGKLGDMVENNLIQIALWEQLKQFPNCVQAVGFKQIFAKREENRWRIQVDNQTFSAPIIIAADGANSQARQWAGIGLTSWQYRQHCLLATIKTEKTTPSTTWQQFYTTGPRAFLPLSGNNGCIVWYDSPQRIVELKNLPTEKLTTEIEQHFPARLREELGKINVQASGTFPLTRQHAQHYVQNGTVLVGDAAHTINPLAGQGVNLGFKDVKVLLDVVEQAVKKGESFANEEVFKRYEQKRKLDNLLMQTSMDIFYKAFKTELLPLKIVRNLGLVIADKAMPIKKQALKYAIGL from the coding sequence ATGAACACTGAATTGGATATGATTGTTGTTGGCGGCGGTATGGTTGGAGCCGCAACTGCGTTGGGGTTGGCAAAACAAGGCGTAAAATTAGCTTTGTTAGAAAAAAATCCGCTTCCGACTTTTGAGGCTAACTCTGCCTACGATTTACGCATTTCCGCTATCAGTATGGGCTCAATTCAGTTATTGGAAAAATTAGGTGTGTGGGAGCAAATTATCTCAATGAGAACTTGCCCTTATACCCAACTTGAAACCTGGGAAATAGAGGGCTTTAACACCGTATTTTCAGCCTCTGACTTAGAGCTGGGAAAATTAGGCGATATGGTAGAAAACAACCTAATCCAGATTGCATTATGGGAGCAGTTAAAGCAATTTCCAAACTGCGTACAAGCGGTCGGATTTAAGCAAATTTTTGCAAAAAGAGAAGAAAACCGCTGGAGAATTCAAGTTGATAACCAAACTTTTTCTGCTCCTATTATCATTGCCGCAGATGGAGCAAACTCGCAAGCCCGTCAGTGGGCAGGCATCGGCTTAACCAGCTGGCAATATCGCCAACATTGTTTGCTGGCAACCATCAAAACAGAAAAAACAACTCCCTCAACCACTTGGCAACAATTTTATACAACAGGTCCTCGTGCTTTTTTACCCCTTTCAGGCAACAACGGCTGCATTGTTTGGTACGATTCGCCACAACGTATTGTGGAGCTAAAAAATCTTCCTACTGAAAAACTTACTACCGAAATTGAGCAGCATTTCCCCGCTCGTTTAAGGGAAGAGTTAGGCAAGATTAACGTGCAGGCGTCAGGTACATTTCCGCTGACTCGCCAGCACGCTCAACATTATGTACAAAACGGTACGGTATTAGTGGGCGATGCAGCTCACACCATTAACCCTCTCGCAGGACAAGGGGTAAATTTAGGCTTTAAAGATGTAAAAGTACTGCTTGATGTGGTGGAACAAGCGGTCAAAAAAGGCGAAAGTTTTGCAAATGAAGAAGTATTTAAACGTTACGAGCAAAAACGCAAGCTGGACAATTTGTTAATGCAAACAAGCATGGATATTTTTTATAAAGCGTTTAAAACTGAACTTCTCCCACTGAAAATTGTCCGTAATTTAGGGTTAGTTATTGCCGACAAAGCAATGCCAATTAAAAAACAGGCGTTGAAATATGCGATAGGACTTTAG
- a CDS encoding YifB family Mg chelatase-like AAA ATPase, which translates to MTLAIVYSRASIGVEAPLVTIEVHISNGQPRLTIVGLPEATVKEAGDRVRSALINANFIYPPQRITINLAPADLPKEGGRFDLPIAIGILAASGQIDSDLLKQFEFLGELALTGHLRGVHGAIPAVISAEKSKRQMILAQQNANEAALVSNATTYFAKSLLDVVNMLNKRDKLPICQQVLQNSAENQPLVSRDLTDIIGQQHAKRALTIAAAGQHNLLFLGPPGTGKTMLASRLADLLPEMSDEEAIETASVTSLVQNELNFQNWKQRPFRAPHHSASMVALVGGGSIPKPGEISLAHNGVLFLDELPEFERKVLDALRQPLEAGEIIISRANAKVQFPARFQLIAAMNPSPTGHYQGTHNRTSPQQVMRYLNRLSGPFLDRFDLSIEVPLLPQGALQSGSENRGEITEQVRKRVFLARKMQFERAGKINAQLTTREIERDCKLSAQDALFLENALTKLGLSVRAYHRILKVSRTIADLAGEQNIQQIHLAEALGYRAMDRLLQRLQGES; encoded by the coding sequence ATGACATTAGCCATAGTTTACAGCCGAGCCTCCATTGGCGTGGAAGCTCCATTAGTAACGATTGAAGTCCATATCAGTAACGGTCAGCCAAGATTAACTATTGTGGGTTTGCCCGAAGCTACCGTGAAGGAGGCGGGTGATCGTGTACGAAGTGCGTTAATTAACGCTAATTTTATCTATCCACCCCAACGGATTACGATTAATCTTGCCCCTGCGGATTTACCCAAAGAAGGCGGACGGTTTGACTTGCCGATTGCTATCGGCATTTTAGCCGCGTCGGGGCAGATTGATTCGGATTTATTAAAGCAGTTTGAGTTTTTAGGCGAGTTGGCACTCACAGGGCATTTGCGAGGTGTGCACGGAGCAATTCCTGCCGTGATTTCAGCCGAAAAATCAAAACGCCAAATGATATTGGCTCAGCAAAATGCGAATGAAGCGGCTTTGGTTTCAAATGCCACAACTTATTTTGCGAAGTCGTTGCTTGATGTGGTGAATATGCTAAATAAGCGAGACAAACTGCCTATTTGCCAACAAGTTTTGCAAAACTCGGCAGAAAATCAACCGCTTGTAAGCCGAGATCTCACGGATATTATCGGGCAACAGCACGCGAAGCGAGCCTTAACCATTGCCGCAGCAGGGCAACACAATTTGCTTTTTCTTGGTCCGCCCGGCACAGGGAAAACAATGCTTGCCAGCCGTTTGGCTGACTTATTGCCTGAAATGTCTGATGAAGAAGCAATCGAAACTGCCTCAGTAACCAGCCTTGTGCAGAATGAACTAAATTTTCAGAATTGGAAACAACGCCCGTTTCGGGCTCCCCATCACAGTGCATCAATGGTAGCGTTAGTGGGTGGTGGCTCCATCCCAAAACCGGGTGAAATTTCTTTAGCCCATAACGGTGTGCTTTTCCTAGATGAATTGCCCGAATTTGAGCGGAAAGTGTTAGACGCACTCCGCCAGCCATTAGAGGCAGGCGAAATTATTATTTCCAGAGCCAATGCTAAAGTGCAATTTCCTGCTCGTTTCCAATTAATTGCAGCAATGAACCCAAGCCCGACAGGGCATTATCAAGGTACGCATAATCGGACTTCTCCCCAACAAGTAATGCGATATTTAAACCGTTTGTCAGGTCCGTTTTTAGACCGATTCGATCTCTCCATTGAAGTGCCACTTTTACCCCAAGGGGCATTACAAAGTGGTTCTGAAAATCGGGGAGAAATCACCGAACAAGTTCGCAAGCGGGTGTTTTTAGCCAGAAAAATGCAATTTGAGCGAGCAGGTAAAATTAATGCTCAACTGACTACACGAGAAATTGAGCGAGATTGCAAACTATCCGCACAAGATGCATTATTTCTGGAGAATGCCTTAACCAAATTAGGTTTGTCAGTTCGGGCTTACCACCGCATTTTGAAGGTTTCTCGTACTATTGCGGATTTAGCAGGAGAACAGAATATCCAACAAATCCATTTAGCTGAAGCCTTAGGCTATCGGGCGATGGATAGGTTGTTGCAACGATTGCAAGGAGAGAGTTAG
- the menH gene encoding 2-succinyl-6-hydroxy-2,4-cyclohexadiene-1-carboxylate synthase yields MLSYQWHAKQGTPVVFLHGLLGSQQDWQSVLQHLQNFPQIRPLTIDLPFHGHSKHIVCADFAELRIQLHTALEKVIGSHSFYLVGYSLGGRTALDYVLNIHNPNLLGTILEGANIGLASTTERQARWQNDCQWANRFRHEPIEKVLEDWYQQPVFVDLSDTERKCYIDSRKHNQGERIAQMLEATSLAKQPNYAEQLKQTDKNILFFIGDKDKKFRQMTEQHQLPVQIILKAGHNAHRGNTENFVEKLLAFIFTQQI; encoded by the coding sequence ATGCTCTCATATCAATGGCACGCTAAACAAGGTACTCCTGTTGTTTTCTTACACGGGCTGCTCGGCTCACAACAAGATTGGCAAAGCGTTCTTCAACATTTGCAAAATTTTCCCCAAATTCGACCGCTTACTATCGACCTTCCATTTCACGGGCACAGCAAACACATCGTTTGTGCCGATTTTGCCGAACTACGAATACAGCTCCACACCGCTTTAGAAAAGGTAATTGGCTCACATTCATTCTATTTAGTGGGTTATTCGCTAGGTGGGCGGACTGCTCTTGATTATGTACTTAATATCCATAATCCCAATCTGCTTGGTACGATATTAGAAGGAGCAAATATCGGACTTGCATCAACAACTGAACGCCAAGCACGCTGGCAAAATGATTGCCAATGGGCGAACCGTTTTCGCCACGAGCCAATTGAAAAAGTGCTGGAAGATTGGTATCAACAGCCCGTATTTGTAGATTTAAGTGATACGGAAAGAAAATGCTATATTGATAGCAGAAAGCACAATCAAGGCGAACGAATTGCTCAAATGCTGGAAGCCACCAGCCTCGCCAAGCAGCCTAATTATGCTGAGCAATTAAAACAGACGGATAAAAACATTCTCTTTTTCATTGGGGACAAGGATAAAAAGTTCCGTCAAATGACAGAACAACATCAACTACCTGTGCAGATTATTTTAAAAGCAGGACATAATGCACATAGGGGAAATACGGAGAATTTTGTGGAGAAATTGCTTGCGTTCATCTTCACTCAACAAATCTAA
- the menD gene encoding 2-succinyl-5-enolpyruvyl-6-hydroxy-3-cyclohexene-1-carboxylic-acid synthase, protein MSVSSFNRTWAKVILSALMRYGVKHFCIAPGSRSTPLTLEAVQLQQTQYAECHTHFDERGLGFYALGIAKATNSPVAVIVTSGTAVANLYPAVIEASLTHQKLIILSADRPTELIGCGVNQAIAQQGIFANYPVASVNLPKANEAYNASWLVSTIEQACTTQAQQGGVLHINAPFEEPLYEADINEILNTPWLRPIQGWLNNSQTKWIDQQAIQSEVSMHENWDYWRTKRGVIVVGKLPPEQGTGLKNWAETMGWCLLSDVQSCIEASLPYADIWLSNETVKQRLLQADIVIQFGTQIVSKRVNEFLKAYQGEFWLVDESQDYINPNAHHQTRFVAKAHHFLRVHPPLRQKPWLLEPLALSQFCATFIEQQVGGSLSEASLAHNIQDVLAINGNLFIGNSLFVRLVDALCKLPEGYPVYTNRGASGIDGLIATMAGIAKGSDRPTVGVVGDVSALHDLNSIALLTKITQPTILFVVNNSGGALFDMLPVDSKAKDQYYRLAHNFEFAQVATMFGLEYIRPFTWADLKTKLKHAYARKGVTIVEIKVNEHDGSNMYKSLLKQISQAEIA, encoded by the coding sequence ATGAGTGTAAGTTCTTTTAACCGCACTTGGGCAAAAGTGATTTTAAGTGCGTTAATGCGTTATGGCGTAAAGCATTTTTGTATCGCACCAGGCTCTCGTTCCACCCCTTTAACCCTTGAGGCGGTACAACTTCAACAAACCCAATATGCAGAGTGCCACACCCACTTTGATGAGCGAGGCTTAGGCTTTTATGCGTTAGGGATTGCCAAAGCAACCAATAGCCCTGTTGCGGTAATTGTTACCTCAGGCACAGCGGTTGCTAACCTTTATCCTGCGGTGATTGAAGCAAGTCTTACTCATCAAAAACTGATTATTCTTTCTGCAGATCGTCCAACAGAATTAATTGGCTGCGGTGTTAATCAAGCCATTGCTCAACAAGGCATTTTTGCTAATTATCCTGTTGCGAGCGTAAACTTACCAAAAGCAAACGAGGCTTATAACGCAAGCTGGTTAGTTTCAACCATTGAGCAGGCTTGCACCACACAAGCTCAACAAGGTGGCGTGCTACACATTAATGCTCCTTTCGAAGAACCGCTTTATGAGGCTGATATTAATGAAATTCTCAACACCCCTTGGTTACGCCCAATTCAAGGTTGGCTGAATAATTCACAAACCAAATGGATTGACCAACAAGCAATTCAAAGTGAAGTATCTATGCACGAAAATTGGGATTACTGGCGAACCAAACGTGGCGTAATTGTGGTCGGTAAACTACCACCGGAACAAGGCACAGGCTTAAAAAACTGGGCGGAAACAATGGGCTGGTGCTTATTAAGCGATGTGCAATCTTGCATTGAAGCAAGCCTGCCGTATGCCGATATTTGGCTCTCTAACGAAACCGTAAAACAACGTTTATTGCAAGCGGATATTGTTATTCAATTCGGCACGCAAATTGTGAGTAAGCGTGTCAATGAGTTCTTAAAAGCTTATCAAGGCGAATTTTGGCTGGTTGATGAATCGCAAGATTACATTAATCCGAACGCTCACCATCAAACCCGTTTTGTGGCGAAAGCTCATCACTTCTTGCGTGTTCATCCGCCACTTCGCCAAAAGCCGTGGCTACTTGAGCCGTTAGCTCTTTCGCAATTCTGTGCAACCTTTATTGAGCAGCAAGTGGGGGGAAGTTTAAGTGAGGCATCACTTGCACACAATATTCAAGATGTTTTAGCTATTAATGGCAACTTATTCATCGGCAATAGCTTATTTGTACGTTTAGTTGATGCCCTATGCAAATTGCCTGAAGGCTACCCTGTTTATACTAATCGAGGAGCAAGTGGCATCGATGGTTTAATTGCGACAATGGCAGGTATTGCGAAAGGTAGCGACCGCCCAACCGTAGGTGTGGTGGGCGATGTTTCTGCTCTACACGACTTAAACTCCATCGCCCTATTAACCAAAATTACCCAGCCAACTATTTTATTCGTGGTAAATAACAGTGGCGGTGCATTGTTTGATATGTTGCCTGTTGATAGCAAAGCGAAAGATCAATATTACCGCCTTGCTCACAACTTTGAATTTGCTCAAGTCGCAACAATGTTCGGGCTTGAGTATATCCGCCCGTTTACTTGGGCAGATTTGAAAACCAAACTCAAACACGCCTATGCTCGTAAAGGCGTTACCATTGTGGAAATCAAAGTAAACGAACACGACGGCAGCAATATGTATAAATCATTGCTGAAACAAATTTCACAGGCGGAAATTGCCTAG
- the dctM gene encoding C4-dicarboxylate TRAP transporter large permease protein DctM, whose translation MTILVLFSLLFILMFLGVPIAISLGLAGAVTIMFFSQDSVSSLAIKLFETSEHYTLLAIPFFLLAGAFMTTGGVAKRLIDFANATVGHIRGGLAIAAVLSCMLFAALSGSSPATVAAVGSIAIAGMVRSGYPVGFGTGIICNAGTLGILIPPSVVMVVYAASTETSVGKLFMAGVVPGIMLGVALMIAIYIVARIKNLPAQPRATVKEWFTAARKAVWGLLLMVIILGGIYSGIFTPTEAAAVAAVYSWFVAVFIYKDVKLRDCPKVLLESAKLSVMLMFIIANAMLFAHVLTTEQIPQLITETVVEWNLQPWTFLLVVNIVLLIAGAFMEPSAIILILAPILFPIAVQLGIDPIHLGIIMVVNMEIGLITPPIGLNLFVASAVSKMPLADVVRAAMPWLLLLLTFLILITYIPAISLALPNWIRIN comes from the coding sequence ATGACAATTTTAGTGCTATTTAGCTTGTTATTTATCTTAATGTTTCTTGGTGTACCCATTGCGATTTCACTCGGTTTGGCAGGGGCTGTTACCATTATGTTCTTCAGCCAAGATTCCGTCAGTTCATTAGCCATCAAACTATTTGAAACTTCAGAACACTATACCTTACTTGCAATTCCATTCTTCTTGCTTGCAGGTGCATTTATGACCACAGGTGGTGTGGCAAAACGCTTAATTGATTTTGCGAATGCAACCGTAGGTCATATTCGTGGTGGTTTAGCCATTGCGGCAGTACTTTCTTGTATGCTATTTGCTGCTCTTTCAGGCTCAAGCCCTGCAACGGTGGCAGCGGTTGGTTCAATTGCCATCGCAGGAATGGTGCGTTCAGGCTATCCAGTTGGATTTGGTACGGGGATTATCTGTAACGCAGGTACGCTTGGTATCTTAATTCCGCCATCAGTTGTAATGGTGGTATATGCCGCTTCAACTGAAACCTCTGTCGGTAAATTATTTATGGCAGGGGTTGTGCCGGGTATTATGCTTGGCGTGGCATTAATGATTGCTATCTATATTGTTGCTCGCATTAAAAACCTACCAGCCCAGCCTCGTGCGACAGTAAAAGAGTGGTTTACCGCCGCTCGCAAAGCGGTTTGGGGCTTACTGTTGATGGTGATTATTTTAGGCGGTATTTACAGTGGCATCTTTACCCCAACCGAAGCGGCAGCGGTCGCAGCAGTTTATTCGTGGTTTGTTGCGGTATTTATCTATAAAGATGTTAAACTGCGTGATTGCCCGAAAGTGTTGCTAGAATCTGCAAAATTAAGCGTAATGTTGATGTTTATCATCGCAAATGCGATGTTATTTGCTCACGTTCTTACTACCGAACAAATTCCTCAGCTGATTACTGAAACCGTCGTAGAATGGAATTTACAACCGTGGACATTCCTATTGGTGGTAAATATCGTGCTATTAATTGCCGGTGCATTTATGGAGCCATCTGCGATTATCTTAATCCTTGCACCAATTTTATTCCCAATTGCGGTGCAACTCGGTATCGATCCAATCCATTTAGGGATTATTATGGTAGTAAATATGGAAATTGGCTTGATTACACCACCAATCGGCTTGAACTTGTTCGTTGCCTCTGCGGTATCGAAAATGCCTCTTGCAGATGTAGTCAGAGCGGCAATGCCGTGGTTATTACTATTACTGACATTCCTAATCTTAATTACCTATATTCCGGCAATTTCATTAGCGTTGCCGAATTGGATTAGAATTAATTAA
- a CDS encoding TRAP transporter small permease: MSSLKWFWERFEECFIAILLMVMTLVTFAYVMFNNLYNVFFDLAEAVPFTAGFAEPLGEWIMEAAQEMTWSVALTKACFGWLIFFGASYGVRTAGHIGVDVLVKKLSRHGQKIVGIIAIGACLAYAILIGSASYEWISAMYVADIGAEDLHQFHLKQWHVGLIMPVGFALIGIRFIEILVRILQGKQVGLGLADESEDAMKLAQGEE, from the coding sequence ATGTCTTCTTTAAAATGGTTCTGGGAGCGTTTTGAGGAATGTTTTATCGCTATTTTGTTGATGGTAATGACGCTTGTTACCTTTGCTTATGTGATGTTTAACAACCTTTATAACGTTTTTTTTGATTTAGCCGAAGCTGTACCATTTACCGCTGGCTTCGCTGAACCACTCGGCGAGTGGATTATGGAAGCCGCTCAAGAAATGACTTGGAGTGTAGCTTTAACTAAAGCTTGTTTTGGTTGGTTGATTTTCTTTGGTGCATCTTATGGGGTGCGTACCGCAGGGCATATCGGTGTTGATGTGTTAGTAAAAAAACTATCACGACACGGGCAAAAAATTGTAGGTATTATCGCTATTGGTGCTTGTTTAGCCTATGCGATTTTAATTGGTTCAGCCAGTTATGAGTGGATTTCAGCAATGTATGTTGCTGACATTGGTGCAGAAGATTTACACCAATTCCACCTTAAACAGTGGCACGTAGGTTTAATTATGCCTGTTGGTTTTGCCTTAATCGGTATCCGTTTTATTGAAATTTTAGTGCGTATTTTACAAGGCAAACAAGTTGGTCTTGGCTTAGCAGATGAAAGTGAAGACGCAATGAAACTCGCACAAGGAGAAGAATAA